In Anthonomus grandis grandis chromosome 6, icAntGran1.3, whole genome shotgun sequence, one DNA window encodes the following:
- the LOC126737420 gene encoding procathepsin L-like isoform X2 — MKGFILASLLVVAVSASLVEEHQSLFETFKVNNGKSYRNQVEEVQRFNIFSANVLEIEQHNALYEQGLVSYKKAVNQFTDLTQGEFEAYLGLHVKPVLNNTIPYELKGLKVPTSVDWRSAGQVTGVKNQGSCGSCWSFSVTGSTEGAYYRKHKQLVSLSEQQLVDCSTNINYGCNGGFIDDTFPYIEQYGLQSESSYPYTGVDGSCKYDSSKVVTKVSNYVSLYGSESKVLEVVGGTGPVSIAMDASYLSSYSSGIYADSKCTTTNLNHAVLIVGYGSQNGQNYWIVKNSWGSSWGEQGYFRLLRGSNECGCAQDPVYPNIN; from the exons ATGAAGGGCTTTATTTTGGCCAGTTTATTAGTAGTTGCAGTAAGTGCATCTCTAGTTGAGGAGCACCAGTCTTTATTCGAAACCTTTAag GTGAATAATGGAAAAAGCTACAGAAATCAAGTGGAAGAAGTGCAACGTTTTAACATCTTTAGTGCAAATGTTTTAGAAATTGAACAACACAATGCCCTTTATGAACAAGGACTCGTATCTTATAAAAAAG CCGTAAATCAATTCACTGACTTGACCCAAGGAGAATTCGAGGCATACCTTGGCCTTCATGTTAAGCCAGTTCTAAACAACACTATTCCATATGAATTAAAAGGACTTAAAGTACCAACTTCAGTCGACTGgaggtctgctggacaagtaaCCGGTGTCAAGAACCAAGGAAGCTGCGGATCATGCTGGTCCTTTTCTGTC ACTGGTTCTACTGAAGGAGCTTACTACCGTAAGCATAAACAACTTGTGTCCCTATCTGAGCAACAGTTGGTGGACTGCTCCACCAACATCAACTATGGATGCAATGGTGGATTCATAGATGACACTTTCCCATACATTGAACAATATGGTCTACAAAGTGAATCCAGTTATCCATACACTG GCGTTGATGGCTCATGCAAATACGACTCTTCAAAAGTTGTCACAAAAGTAAGCAACTACGTCTCACTTTATGGATCTGAATCCAAAGTCCTTGAAGTTGTGGGAGGTACCGGTCCAGTATCTATTGCTATGGATGCCAGTTATCTTTCTTCTTACTCCAGCGGGATCTATGCCGACAGTAAATGCACGACAACAAACTTAAACCATGCCGTCTTGATTGTAGGATATGGTAGCCAGAATGGACAGAACTATTGGATCGTCAAAAACTCCTGGGGCTCTAGCTGGGGTGAACAGGGTTACTTTAGGTTGCTGCGTGGAAGCAACGAGTGCGGATGTGCTCAGGATCCAGTTTATCcaaatattaactaa
- the LOC126737420 gene encoding procathepsin L-like isoform X3: protein MKGFVLVGLLIVAVNASLIEKHQALFETFKVNNGKSYRNQVEEVQRFNIFSANVLEIEQHNALYEQGLVSYKKAVNQFTDLTQGEFEAYLGLHVKPVLNNTIPYELKGLKVPTSVDWRSAGQVTGVKNQGSCGSCWSFSVTGSTEGAYYRKHKQLVSLSEQQLVDCSTNINYGCNGGFIDDTFPYIEQYGLQSESSYPYTGVDGSCKYDSSKVVTKVSNYVSLYGSESKVLEVVGGTGPVSIAMDASYLSSYSSGIYADSKCTTTNLNHAVLIVGYGSQNGQNYWIVKNSWGSSWGEQGYFRLLRGSNECGCAQDPVYPNIN, encoded by the exons GTGAATAATGGAAAAAGCTACAGAAATCAAGTGGAAGAAGTGCAACGTTTTAACATCTTTAGTGCAAATGTTTTAGAAATTGAACAACACAATGCCCTTTATGAACAAGGACTCGTATCTTATAAAAAAG CCGTAAATCAATTCACTGACTTGACCCAAGGAGAATTCGAGGCATACCTTGGCCTTCATGTTAAGCCAGTTCTAAACAACACTATTCCATATGAATTAAAAGGACTTAAAGTACCAACTTCAGTCGACTGgaggtctgctggacaagtaaCCGGTGTCAAGAACCAAGGAAGCTGCGGATCATGCTGGTCCTTTTCTGTC ACTGGTTCTACTGAAGGAGCTTACTACCGTAAGCATAAACAACTTGTGTCCCTATCTGAGCAACAGTTGGTGGACTGCTCCACCAACATCAACTATGGATGCAATGGTGGATTCATAGATGACACTTTCCCATACATTGAACAATATGGTCTACAAAGTGAATCCAGTTATCCATACACTG GCGTTGATGGCTCATGCAAATACGACTCTTCAAAAGTTGTCACAAAAGTAAGCAACTACGTCTCACTTTATGGATCTGAATCCAAAGTCCTTGAAGTTGTGGGAGGTACCGGTCCAGTATCTATTGCTATGGATGCCAGTTATCTTTCTTCTTACTCCAGCGGGATCTATGCCGACAGTAAATGCACGACAACAAACTTAAACCATGCCGTCTTGATTGTAGGATATGGTAGCCAGAATGGACAGAACTATTGGATCGTCAAAAACTCCTGGGGCTCTAGCTGGGGTGAACAGGGTTACTTTAGGTTGCTGCGTGGAAGCAACGAGTGCGGATGTGCTCAGGATCCAGTTTATCcaaatattaactaa
- the LOC126737613 gene encoding uncharacterized protein LOC126737613 has translation MNRPIVDDYFYKLRETIEKLKLFDKPGNIYNTDEKGCRLTIHRQPIVLARKGAKRVHLTAPEHGENVSIVGCGNALGQSVPPFVLFKGQRLKPKWFDHLPPGSKAIVTNKGSMTCEAFIVWLTHFSSFKNSGPTLLIFDGAKIYLDISIVDVADRMGITLFCLPSNTSHELQPMDKSVFKSFETFWDQKVLQFLMINPGKAITKMRFGEIFTPVWFKAMIPSNIISGFKATGIYPFRSEAIPEEAYAPSLITHREENDVVNNSQGVSDVVESSCRSIESADKNKASTSGYQLLKKPLQKRKKSPVSSTDTESLSDFSLDDDSLDDISDENEPLVNLKKKV, from the coding sequence ATGAATAGGCCAATCGTTGATGACTACTTTTATAAGCTAAGAGAAACCATCGAAAAGCTAAAGTTATTTGACAAACCAGGTAACATTTATAATACGGACGAAAAAGGGTGCAGATTGACAATTCATAGGCAACCAATTGTTTTAGCCAGAAAAGGGGCAAAGCGCGTACATTTAACCGCACCCGAGCATGGGGAAAATGTGTCAATTGTAGGTTGTGGAAACGCACTGGGTCAATCAGTACCACCTTTTGTGCTTTTTAAAGGACAAAGGTTAAAACCAAAATGGTTTGATCACTTGCCACCTGGCTCAAAAGCAATTGTCACAAATAAAGGAAGCATGACATGTGAAGCCTTTATTGTATGGCTTACTCATTTTTCCTCATTCAAAAATTCTGGCCCAACACTACTAATATTCGATGGGGCTAAAATTTACCTTGATATTTCTATAGTTGATGTAGCAGACCGTATGGGCATAACTTTATTTTGTCTTCCAAGCAACACTTCACATGAGTTGCAACCCATGGACAAGTctgtatttaaaagttttgagaCGTTTTGGGATCAAAaagttttgcagtttttaatgaTAAACCCTGGAAAAGCAATTACGAAAATGAGGTTTGGAGAAATTTTTACTCCCGTTTGGTTCAAAGCGATGATTCCATCAAACATTATTTCTGGTTTTAAAGCCACCGGTATATATCCATTTAGATCAGAGGCTATACCTGAAGAGGCTTATGCACCAAGTTTGATCACCCACAGAGAAGAAAACGACGTAGTAAATAATTCTCAAGGTGTATCAGATGTTGTGGAAAGTTCTTGCAGGTCAATTGAGTCTGCAGACAAAAACAAAGCAAGTACAAGCGGATATCAACTACTAAAAAAACCGCttcaaaaaagaaagaagagtCCCGTTTCTAGCACAGATACCGAATCACTATCGGATTTTAGTCTTGACGATGATTCACTTGACGATATATCCGATGAAAATGAACCTttggtaaatttgaaaaaaaaagtttag